One Candidatus Methylomirabilota bacterium genomic window, GATCCGTCTCGGACATCTCGCGCCGGATGCGCTCCCGCACGGCGGGGTCGAGCTGCGAGGGCCCGGCGGCCTGTGGTGCGCGGCTCCAGCGACGGACTGTGATGGCGACCAGCACGAGCCCGATCCCGAGGCCCACGAAAGGCACGACCCAGACGAGGAGGGTGAAGCCCGACTTGGGCGGGGAGAGCAGGATCCAGTCGCCGTACCTCTCGACGAAGTAGGCGAGCACCTGCGCGGGGCTGTCGCCCGCGGCCAGTCGCTCGCGGATGATGGCGCGCATCTGGTTGGCGGTCTCGGAGGGCGAGTCCGCCACCGAGACGGTCTGGCAGACCACGCAGCGGAGCTGGGTCGCCACGTCGCGGACTGTCTGCTCG contains:
- a CDS encoding cytochrome c-type biogenesis protein, giving the protein MTRGLAGAALAVALAAGVGWAAPAPAATQPAPAATKVDEQTVRDVATQLRCVVCQTVSVADSPSETANQMRAIIRERLAAGDSPAQVLAYFVERYGDWILLSPPKSGFTLLVWVVPFVGLGIGLVLVAITVRRWSRAPQAAGPSQLDPAVRERIRREMSETDR